The following coding sequences are from one Salvia hispanica cultivar TCC Black 2014 chromosome 3, UniMelb_Shisp_WGS_1.0, whole genome shotgun sequence window:
- the LOC125214087 gene encoding vacuolar-sorting protein BRO1-like — translation MAVPSSTTTSNIMLAIFEKKTNSVDLYRPLRNFIVINYSEREAQNLEDDLQTLKQLRSEVERGGAADSPTARRDLLQNYYRALCVVESRFPISPEKDHVNAVSFIWYDAFKNKQKATQQNIHLEKAAVLFNLGAVHSQIGLSCDRSAVEGRKQASHSFMAAAGAFAFLKDNVAMKASAGGSTTLDISVECVGLLERLMLAQAQECVYENTIAKGSSPGVCAKISRQVGLFYEDALAALTVTPLSQHFEKGWISHVQLKAAMFHGEACYRYSLELHGKEEIAEEIARVKIGISALSDARKSAPRGAAQQLLDAVTKLETILKSNLERAVKENDRVYLMRVPPASSLSALPTFSMVKPMVMNEILDASKEKMFASLVPDSSAKSLSRYTEMVDDIIRTQAEKLQQGSELARVRLREMDLPDSVLSLEGNTPLPPVLKEDVEAVQICGGPAGLEAELQQLKDLSRVNHEMLIQTEEQLQKEATEDAQFRNQFGTRWTRPQSSTLTKNLQDRLNRFAANLKQAAESDARIERSVREHLVLMSILDSRPIESALPSLSRPIMSLDAGEDAIVGALKQSLRQLETLGAQRAGLEDMLKEMKRKDDILPKLMATAGSHEDLFRKEISKYDNICEEIAKNLGAQEQLLMHIQAQNDEFAAIFNLEDYKASREKAYKQIEAAIAKYREIKENINEGLKFYVTLQDAITLVKQQCSDFVMTRNMQCREMIDDVQKKLAGLNFQDSKSSSYSFLPSSQPHQTQSSNPQQPLDQGRVPHTSYLQTPPTYQPPQHPTMASPYQPSQHPTTASPYQPSQHPTTASPYQPSQHPTTASPYQPSQHTTAASPYQAPQHPTAASTYQQAPQHSTPPAYAQTPPYGYSQPPPAPYQPPASNYPYPPPQHQQHTSAEYGQSPYGGWQGQYYNAPPQQTGSMPRPPYPAQSPYPPPNQSGYYRQ, via the exons ATGGCGGTCCCGTCGTCCACTACCACCTCGAATATCATGCTCGCGATCTTCGAGAAGAAGACCAACTCCGTCGACCTCTACCGGCCTCTGCGCAATTTCATCGTGATCAATTATTCCGAGCGCGAGGCTCAGAATTTGGAGGACGATCTCCAGACGCTGAAGCAGCTGCGCTCCGAGGTCGAGCGCGGCGGCGCGGCGGATTCGCCGACCGCGCGGCGTGATCTGCTCCAGAACTACTACAGAGCGCTCTGCGTGGTGGAATCTAGGTTTCCGATATCGCCGGAAAAGGATCACGTCAATGCGGTGTCGTTTATTTGGTATGACGCTTTTAAGAATAAGCAGAAGGCTACTCAACAGAATATTCATCTAG AAAAAGCTGCTGTCCTGTTCAATTTGGGGGCAGTCCACAGCCAAATTGGACTGAGTTGCGATAGATCCGCAGTTGAAGGAAGGAAGCAGGCttcacattcatttatggCAGCAGCTGGGGCATTTGCGTTTTTGAAGGATAATGTGGCAATGAAGGCATCAGCGGGAGGCTCAACTACTCTTGATATTTCGGTGGAGTGTGTTGGGTTGCTGGAGAGGTTGATGTTAGCTCAGGCACAGGAATGTGTGTATGAGAATACCATAGCTAAGGGAAGCAGTCCTGGAGTATGTGCAAAGATTTCAAGACAG GTTGGGCTATTCTATGAGGATGCGTTGGCAGCACTTACTGTTACACCATTGAGTCAGCATTTTGAAAAAGGATGGATTTCCCATGTTCAACTTAAGGCAGCCATGTTTCATGGGGAGGCCTGCTACAGGTACAGTTTGGAGCTGCATGGGAAGGAAGAAATTGCTGAAGAGATCGCACGTGTAAAAATTGGGATTAGTGCCTTATCCGATGCAAGAAAGTCAGCTCCTAGAGGGGCTGCTCAGCAGCTCTTGGATGCAGTCACTAAACTAGAAACTATATTAAAATCTAACTTGGAGAGGGCCGTGAAGGAGAATGATAGAGTGTACTTGATGAGGGTTCCTCCTGCCAGTTCTTTATCAGCACTTCCAACATTTTCTATGGTTAAGCCAATGGTAATGAATGAGATATTGGATGCTAGCAAAGAGAAGATGTTTGCCAGTCTTGTCCCTGATAGCAGTGCGAAGTCCCTTTCTAGGTATACTGAAATGGTGGATGACATCATTAGGACACAGGCTGAGAAATTGCAACAGGGAAGTGAACTAGCTCGGGTGAGGCTGAGGGAGATGGATTTGCCTGATTCAGTTCTTTCACTGGAAGGGAACACTCCTTTGCCACCTGTTCTAAAAGAAGATGTTGAGGCAGTACAGATTTGTGGTGGCCCGGCAGGTTTAGAAGCTGAGCTGCAGCAACTTAAAGATTTAAGTAGGGTGAACCATGAAATGTTGATTCAAACAGAGGAGCAGTTGCAGAAAGAAGCAACCGAAGATGCACAGTTCAGGAACCAATTTGGAACTCGGTGGACTAGGCCACAATCCAGTACCTTAACGAAGAACTTACAAGATAGGTTAAATAGGTTTGCAGCCAATCTGAAGCAGGCTGCAGAAAGTGATGCTCGGATAGAGAGATCTGTTCGGGAGCATTTAGTCCTTATGTCAATCCTTGACTCTCGGCCT aTTGAATCTGCCCTGCCAAGTCTTTCAAGGCCAATAATGTCGCTGGATGCTGGTGAAGATGCTATAGTTGGAGCCCTGAAGCAGAGTCTG AGGCAATTGGAGACTCTTGGTGCTCAAAGGGCAGGTCTTGAAGACATGCTCAAAGAAATGAAGAGGAAG GATGATATATTACCCAAGTTGATGGCTACAGCTGGCTCTCATGAAGATCTTTTTAGAAAGGAGATATCCAAGTATGATAACATCTGTGAAGAAATTGCGAAGAACCTTGGAGCTCAAGAGCAATTATTGATGCATATTCAg GCTCAAAATGATGAGTTTGCTGCTATCTTTAACCTTGAAGACTATAAAG CGTCTCGTGAGAAGGCCTATAAACAGATCGAAGCTGCCATAGCTAAATATCGAGAAATCAAGGAGAACATCAATGAAGGACTGAAGTTTTATGTTACTCTTCAG GATGCTATAACCCTCGTAAAGCAACAATGCAGCGATTTCGTGATGACTAGGAACATGCAGTGCCGAGAAATGATTGATGATGTTCAGAAGAAACTAGCTGGTCTTAATTTCCAAGACAGCAAAAGCAGTAGCTATTCTTTCCTGCCCTCGTCACAGCCTCATCAAACTCAATCGTCCAACCCACAACAGCCCTTGGATCAAGGACGTGTGCCCCACACGTCATACCTCCAAACACCCCCTACCTACCAGCCACCTCAGCACCCGACAATGGCCTCTCCCTACCAGCCCTCTCAGCACCCGACAACAGCATCTCCCTACCAGCCCTCTCAGCACCCGACAACAGCATCTCCCTACCAGCCATCTCAGCACCCGACAACTGCCTCTCCCTACCAGCCATCTCAGCACACGACAGCTGCCTCTCCCTACCAGGCACCTCAGCACCCGACAGCTGCCTCTACCTATCAGCAGGCACCTCAGCACTCAACGCCACCCGCCTATGCTCAGACTCCTCCTTACGGATACTCACAACCACCGCCAGCTCCATACCAGCCTCCCGCTTCAAATTATCCATACCCACCTCCCCAACACCAGCAGCATACGAGTGCTGAATACGGGCAATCCCCATATGGTGGCTGGCAAGGCCAATACTACAATGCACCACCGCAGCAAACCGGTTCGATGCCCCGCCCTCCGTACCCGGCTCAATCTCCCTATCCACCTCCCAACCAAAGCGGCTACTACAGACAATAA
- the LOC125212752 gene encoding loganic acid O-methyltransferase-like, which yields MNSGNGPLSYVKNSSYQRGVLEAAKEIIEDEIATKLEISTNSLCVVDFGCSTGSNSFPAMHTIIEAIKRRYESSYLKTPEFFVCFNDLVSNDFNTLFSSLPPDRSYKAAAVAGDFHGRLLPPSSVHFAYSSWALQWLTEVPKAAKGLRLVWHGGEEREEVYDAYLSQLERDLESFLKCRAVEMVEGGIMALLIPSVPAYLDPQKEYTVGSVTDLLRSSLLDMAKKGKLSKAKTETFNFPYHCPTPEELRAILQKSNCFSIERMEILKSGTLLNVDGFVAIFRAGLHNLLTYEFGAETIDETFDLYKKKLQASPVSAYPSNDRTLVVVAILKCNNI from the exons AGAGGAGTCCTGGAGGCTGCAAAGGAAATCATCGAAGACGAAATCGCCACGAAATTAGAGATTTCAACTAATAGTTTATGCGTTGTCGATTTCGGGTGCTCAACCGGAAGCAACTCTTTTCCGGCCATGCACACGATCATCGAAGCCATCAAACGGAGATACGAATCCTCGTACCTCAAAACCCCAGAATTCTTCGTGTGCTTCAACGACTTAGTCTCCAACGATTTCAACACCCTCTTCAGTTCCCTCCCACCCGACAGGAGCTACAAGGCAGCCGCAGTAGCCGGAGACTTCCACGGTCGCCTTCTCCCGCCTTCGTCTGTCCACTTTGCGTACTCTTCTTGGGCGCTCCAGTGGCTGACGGAGGTGCCCAAGGCGGCCAAGGGCCTCAGGCTTGTTTGGCATGGtggagaggagagagaggaggtTTATGATGCTTATTTGAGTCAGCTTGAGAGGGATTTGGAATCATTCTTGAAGTGTAGGGCTGTGGAAATGGTGGAAGGTGGGATTATGGCTCTTTTAATTCCTTCAGTTCCTGCTTATTTGGACCCACAAAAAGAGTATACCGTTGGCTCGGTGACCGATCTTCTCAGATCTTCCCTCCTCGACATGGCCAAAAAG GGGAAATTGAGTAAGGCAAAGACAGAGACATTTAACTTTCCATACCATTGTCCCACCCCTGAAGAACTGAGGGCCATATTACAAAAGAGCAATTGTTTTAGCATAGAAAGAATGGAGATTTTGAAGAGTGGGACGTTGCTCAATGTTGATGGCTTCGTGGCAATTTTTAGGGCAGGTTTACATAATTTGCTTACGTATGAATTTGGAGCTGAAACCATCGATGAAACTTTCGACCTTTACAAGAAGAAACTCCAAGCTTCACCAGTTTCTGCATATCCTTCTAATGATAGAACTCTAGTGGTTGTTGCTATCCTCAAGTGCAACAATATTTAG